A stretch of Borrelia turcica IST7 DNA encodes these proteins:
- a CDS encoding AAA family ATPase: MSILIRPKKSEIKSIDTKTLKNIKQDTLYEIEKLEKILVSPNEIIIPKINREVFLLIEKAKKEFKPKTSIGIKEIFYLILKTKKLLKKYKLNKLSFGFNEENIITNIDKIRLIETYKEFEDEIRLENDNFEIGKYVKNLTTLAKENKLEPLIGREKEIQALINILERRNKNSTILIGEPGIGKTAIVEGLAIKIANKEIKSKLQNKVILKIDTSDLVSGTKYRGEFEERLNNIIKSIKNNKDTIIFIDEIHTLMGAGNSEGALDASNILKPALSRSEIQIIGATTYDEYRKHIAKDKAFIRRFQTISIKEPNEKETLNILNNIIKNFETYHGVTYKKEAIENVIYLSSKYLINKRFPDKAIDLIDIAGANKKQETTCKVINAEDIKRVTDAMLDIKTKSNIKEEIDTLKEAEIRIREKIIGQDRAINEILREIVKTKLEINDNCKPLTSTLLIGSSGSGKTMLADEVSNIIMEDKNSILKLDMSEYREENSISKLIGTNPGYVGYADGGLLINRLKHYPKSFIIFENIENAHNSVLNIIERIIEHGELIDSQENKISFKNAIFVLTTSIGSKILLGQGSIGFSKTDNNINIKSEINNELKKRFKSTLLDKIQKKIILNTLQEEDVKIIYNNYCKELIEKFHSKNIKIEMDETLKNHIIKTFYDKNSGARSILNAIKEEIEEKIINKIFKTPTINLIKIHLEKSNIKIE, from the coding sequence ATGTCTATTCTTATTCGGCCCAAGAAATCCGAGATAAAAAGTATAGACACCAAAACCTTAAAAAATATTAAACAAGATACATTGTATGAAATCGAAAAATTAGAAAAAATTTTAGTAAGCCCTAATGAAATTATAATTCCAAAAATAAATAGAGAAGTTTTCCTTCTCATTGAAAAAGCAAAAAAAGAATTTAAGCCTAAAACTTCAATAGGGATAAAAGAAATTTTTTATCTAATATTAAAAACAAAAAAATTACTAAAAAAATATAAACTCAATAAATTAAGTTTTGGCTTTAATGAAGAAAATATAATAACAAACATAGATAAAATAAGACTAATTGAAACATATAAAGAATTTGAAGATGAAATAAGACTTGAGAACGACAACTTTGAAATTGGAAAATATGTTAAAAATTTAACAACACTTGCAAAGGAAAATAAGCTTGAACCTTTAATTGGGCGTGAGAAGGAAATCCAAGCACTAATCAACATACTTGAAAGAAGAAATAAAAACAGCACAATCTTAATAGGAGAACCTGGAATTGGAAAAACAGCAATAGTTGAAGGACTCGCAATAAAGATTGCAAATAAAGAAATAAAAAGTAAATTACAAAACAAAGTAATACTTAAAATTGATACTTCTGACTTAGTATCAGGAACAAAATATAGGGGTGAATTCGAAGAGAGACTAAATAATATAATTAAATCCATTAAAAATAATAAAGATACAATAATCTTCATTGACGAAATACATACGCTAATGGGAGCTGGAAATTCTGAAGGTGCTCTTGATGCATCAAATATTTTAAAACCCGCATTGTCTCGCTCTGAAATACAAATTATAGGAGCAACAACTTATGATGAATATAGGAAGCATATTGCTAAAGACAAAGCATTTATCCGAAGATTTCAAACAATATCAATAAAAGAACCCAATGAAAAAGAAACTCTAAATATTCTTAATAACATAATAAAAAATTTTGAAACTTATCATGGTGTCACTTACAAAAAGGAAGCCATTGAAAATGTCATCTACTTATCCTCAAAATATCTAATTAATAAAAGATTTCCTGACAAAGCAATTGATCTAATTGATATTGCTGGAGCTAACAAAAAACAAGAGACAACATGCAAGGTAATCAATGCCGAAGACATTAAAAGAGTAACGGATGCAATGTTAGATATTAAAACAAAATCTAACATTAAAGAAGAAATTGACACACTTAAAGAAGCAGAAATACGAATAAGAGAAAAAATAATTGGCCAAGACCGTGCTATAAATGAGATTCTTAGAGAAATAGTTAAAACAAAACTTGAAATAAATGATAACTGCAAACCTTTAACATCAACACTACTTATAGGCTCAAGCGGAAGTGGAAAGACAATGCTAGCAGACGAAGTATCAAATATCATTATGGAAGATAAAAATTCAATATTAAAGCTAGATATGTCAGAATATAGAGAAGAAAATTCTATTTCAAAATTAATAGGAACAAATCCGGGATATGTAGGATATGCTGATGGAGGATTATTAATTAATAGACTAAAACATTATCCTAAATCCTTTATTATATTTGAAAATATCGAAAATGCTCACAATTCAGTGCTTAATATAATTGAACGAATAATTGAACATGGTGAGCTTATTGACAGCCAAGAAAACAAAATATCTTTTAAAAATGCCATTTTTGTTCTTACTACATCTATTGGCTCTAAAATACTTCTCGGACAAGGAAGTATTGGATTTAGCAAAACAGATAATAATATAAATATTAAAAGCGAAATAAACAATGAACTTAAAAAACGATTTAAATCAACTCTATTAGATAAAATACAAAAAAAAATAATACTTAATACCTTACAAGAAGAAGATGTCAAAATAATCTACAATAATTATTGTAAAGAGCTTATTGAAAAATTTCATTCTAAAAATATTAAAATAGAAATGGATGAAACTCTTAAAAATCATATAATTAAAACTTTTTATGACAAAAACTCTGGCGCAAGAAGTATCTTAAATGCAATAAAAGAAGAAATAGAAGAAAAAATTATTAATAAAATTTTCAAAACCCCCACTATTAATCTAATAAAAATACACTTAGAGAAAAGTAATATAAAAATAGAATAA
- the ileS gene encoding isoleucine--tRNA ligase, with amino-acid sequence MFKNVDSKVDFPKIEEKILKFWNDNKIFEKSVQQRIGCEEFTFYDGPPFATGLPHFGHFVPNTIKDIIPRYKTMKGKYVKRNFGWDTHGLPVEYEVEKSLGISGRHEIEQYGVERFNEECRNIVLKYTKEWEKTISRLGRWVDFEKNYKTMDTSFMESVWWVFKTLYDKGLIYESYYVLPYSPKLATPLSNFEVNLGEYKEVNDPSLTIKFKIKDKNEYLLAWTTTPWTLPTNLGIAVGSNIEYSKIFDKERDETLIIGTNRLNHYYKCEKTYTVLEQFKGEHIVGIEYEPVFDYFIKQRNKGAFRVHTAEYVTTNDGTGIVHIAPFGEEDYQILKRNTKVDIVTPIDAECRFTDEVKDFEGLFVKDADKKIIEQLKSMNLIFKRENFLHRYPFCYRTNSPLIYRPVSSWFVNIEAIKEKLIKSNEKINWMPSHLKKGRFGKWLENARDWAISRNRFWGNPIPVWVCSKSGNKICIGSKEELERYSGQKISDLHKDKIDKITWPSEYGGIYIRTSEVLDCWFESGSMPYASNHYPFTNKDNLNNIFPADFIAEGLDQTRGWFYTLTILGTALFENTAFKNVIVNGLVLSSDGKKMSKSLRNYTDPMEVINTFGADALRLYLIMSPVVRADDLKYSDDGVRDVLKNIIIPIWNAYSFFITYAIIDKFEVNGSLNLYKNNILDQWIISEIESLKKILNEEIDKYNLTKAIDELLEFIDKLNNWYIRRSRRRFWKSENDTDKQDAYETLYYALKNLMLMLAPFIPFVTENIYQNLKTTAEKESIHLNEYPKEIKELIKQDLEDKMNFTRKVVSIARALRASHDIKIRKPISTIYVVTKNQKEQEILHEMQEIILEEINAKEIKIKSNEEELVTYRAKANFRELGSKLGKNMKAVSLEIMKLENETILQIINGNTHIIQIEENTYDITIKDIILERKEKENLKVINEDSITIGLDSLITEELYLEGLSREFIRKVQNLRKENKFNVSDRIILYTDNNETLRKIISKFESYIKSETLTLKIEANKEKAITKVELDDDIEIMIGIEKCSS; translated from the coding sequence ATGTTTAAGAATGTAGATAGCAAAGTAGATTTTCCTAAGATAGAAGAGAAAATATTAAAATTTTGGAATGATAATAAAATTTTTGAAAAATCTGTGCAACAGAGAATAGGTTGTGAAGAGTTTACATTTTATGATGGTCCTCCTTTTGCAACAGGACTTCCTCACTTTGGTCATTTTGTTCCAAATACAATTAAAGACATAATTCCAAGATACAAGACAATGAAAGGAAAATATGTTAAGAGAAACTTTGGATGGGATACTCATGGTTTGCCTGTAGAATATGAAGTTGAGAAATCTTTAGGAATTTCTGGAAGACATGAAATAGAACAATATGGAGTTGAAAGATTCAATGAAGAATGCAGAAATATAGTTCTTAAATATACAAAAGAATGGGAAAAGACTATTTCAAGATTAGGTAGATGGGTAGACTTTGAAAAAAATTATAAAACAATGGACACAAGCTTCATGGAATCTGTATGGTGGGTATTTAAGACTCTTTATGATAAAGGTTTAATTTATGAAAGTTATTATGTACTGCCATACTCCCCAAAACTTGCAACTCCGCTCTCAAATTTCGAGGTAAATCTTGGCGAATACAAGGAAGTTAACGATCCATCACTCACTATCAAGTTCAAAATAAAAGACAAGAATGAATACCTACTTGCATGGACAACAACTCCCTGGACATTACCTACAAATCTTGGAATTGCCGTTGGTAGTAATATAGAATATTCTAAAATATTTGATAAAGAAAGAGATGAAACTTTAATAATTGGAACAAACAGATTAAATCACTATTACAAGTGTGAAAAAACATATACAGTACTAGAACAATTTAAAGGCGAGCATATTGTTGGCATAGAATATGAGCCTGTATTTGACTATTTTATAAAACAACGAAACAAAGGAGCTTTTAGAGTTCACACAGCAGAATATGTTACAACTAATGATGGAACGGGTATAGTACACATTGCACCATTTGGAGAAGAAGATTATCAAATACTTAAACGCAACACAAAAGTTGATATAGTAACTCCTATAGATGCCGAATGCAGATTCACAGACGAAGTAAAAGATTTCGAAGGCTTATTTGTTAAAGATGCAGACAAAAAAATAATAGAACAACTAAAATCAATGAATCTCATTTTTAAAAGAGAAAATTTCCTGCACAGATACCCATTTTGCTATAGAACGAATTCACCCTTAATTTACAGACCTGTAAGTTCATGGTTTGTAAATATTGAAGCAATAAAAGAAAAACTTATAAAATCAAATGAAAAGATTAACTGGATGCCTTCTCATTTAAAAAAAGGAAGATTTGGGAAATGGCTGGAAAATGCAAGAGATTGGGCAATAAGCAGAAATAGATTTTGGGGAAATCCAATACCAGTTTGGGTTTGTTCAAAGTCAGGAAATAAAATATGTATAGGTTCTAAAGAAGAACTTGAAAGATATTCTGGACAAAAGATAAGTGACCTACATAAGGACAAAATTGATAAAATAACTTGGCCCAGTGAATATGGTGGCATATACATCCGTACAAGTGAAGTTTTAGACTGCTGGTTTGAATCTGGGTCAATGCCTTATGCAAGTAATCATTATCCATTTACAAATAAAGATAATTTAAATAATATTTTTCCTGCAGACTTTATTGCAGAAGGCCTAGACCAAACAAGAGGATGGTTTTATACACTAACAATATTAGGAACTGCACTTTTTGAAAACACGGCTTTTAAAAATGTAATAGTCAATGGACTTGTATTATCTAGTGATGGGAAAAAAATGTCAAAATCCCTTAGAAATTATACAGATCCAATGGAAGTAATAAACACATTTGGAGCTGACGCTTTAAGACTTTACCTAATAATGAGTCCCGTAGTAAGAGCTGATGATTTAAAGTACAGTGATGATGGGGTTAGAGATGTTCTTAAGAATATCATCATACCTATTTGGAATGCTTATTCTTTTTTTATAACTTATGCAATAATTGATAAATTTGAAGTTAATGGTAGCCTCAATTTATACAAAAATAATATCCTTGATCAATGGATAATTAGTGAAATTGAAAGTTTGAAGAAAATATTAAATGAAGAAATAGATAAATATAATTTAACAAAAGCAATAGACGAACTTCTTGAATTCATTGATAAACTAAACAATTGGTACATAAGAAGATCAAGAAGAAGATTTTGGAAATCTGAGAATGATACTGATAAACAAGATGCTTATGAAACTTTATATTATGCACTAAAAAATTTGATGTTAATGCTTGCACCATTTATTCCTTTTGTAACAGAAAACATTTATCAAAATTTAAAGACAACAGCTGAAAAAGAATCAATTCACCTAAACGAATACCCAAAAGAGATTAAAGAACTTATAAAGCAAGATCTTGAAGACAAAATGAACTTTACAAGAAAAGTAGTATCAATTGCAAGGGCACTTAGAGCCTCTCATGACATCAAAATACGAAAACCCATAAGCACAATCTATGTTGTTACTAAGAACCAAAAAGAACAAGAAATACTACATGAAATGCAAGAAATAATACTTGAAGAAATAAATGCAAAAGAAATAAAAATAAAATCAAATGAAGAAGAACTTGTTACTTATAGGGCAAAAGCCAATTTTAGAGAACTTGGAAGTAAACTTGGTAAAAACATGAAAGCTGTGTCATTAGAAATAATGAAGCTAGAAAACGAGACTATATTACAAATAATAAACGGCAATACACATATTATTCAAATAGAAGAAAATACATATGATATTACAATAAAAGACATAATATTAGAGAGAAAAGAAAAAGAAAATCTAAAAGTAATAAATGAAGACTCTATTACAATTGGATTAGATTCACTAATAACAGAAGAGTTGTATTTAGAAGGATTATCAAGAGAATTTATAAGAAAAGTTCAAAACTTAAGAAAAGAAAATAAATTTAATGTTAGTGACCGAATAATATTATATACAGATAACAATGAAACATTAAGAAAAATAATAAGTAAATTTGAAAGCTATATTAAATCTGAAACACTAACATTAAAAATAGAAGCAAATAAAGAAAAAGCAATAACAAAGGTAGAGCTTGATGATGACATAGAAATAATGATAGGCATTGAAAAATGCTCAAGTTAG
- the uvrB gene encoding excinuclease ABC subunit UvrB — translation MKFCLKSDYSPAGDQPEAIKEIKKSILFNNKYQTLKGVTGSGKTFTVANIIRDLNRPSLVISHNKTLAAQLYREFKDFFPDNAVEYFVSYYDYYQPESYISSKDLYIEKEATINEEIDIKRIRAVTSLSRRRDVIVVATVSSIYALGSPEFFKSAAHAFFVGQKISIKDMADIFVRLQYSRTLMNLEHDKFSIKGDIVEVWPSNEHDNFAYRIYLDFDEIVKINRISPLTKKVLGTINEFTLFAKTYFVIPYESILDALPKIYVDLKIQYHYFKENGKIVEAERLKQRVEYDIEMLRETGSCQGIENYSKYFSGSEKGRPYCLFDFFPKDYLLFIDESHVTLPQIRGMYNGDYARKLNLVNFGFRLPSALENRPLKYHEFEALINQAVFISATPGLEEREKSSIIVEQIIRPTGLVDPEIILKNSEGQMEDLYNEIQKRVALNEKVLITTLTKKMAEDLTDYLLSLDVKARYLHAELNAIERVDVITSLRKSKIDVIVGINLLREGLDIPEVSLVAILDADKVGFLRSTTSLIQIIGRAARNSNGCVIMYYDQVSFSMQEAIDETNRRRNIQIGYNKKNNIIPRTIVKKVQNILEKELKSETINDDIKRIVSDEKLSKKNLINKLKFKLDEAVSDERFEDAIFLRDKIKELTKG, via the coding sequence ATGAAATTTTGCTTAAAGTCTGATTATTCTCCTGCTGGTGATCAACCAGAAGCAATTAAAGAGATTAAAAAATCTATTTTGTTTAATAATAAGTATCAGACTTTAAAGGGCGTAACAGGAAGTGGTAAGACTTTTACAGTGGCTAATATTATTAGAGATTTAAATAGACCTTCTTTGGTAATTAGTCATAATAAAACTTTGGCAGCACAGCTTTATAGGGAATTTAAGGATTTTTTTCCAGATAATGCAGTTGAATATTTCGTTTCTTATTACGATTATTATCAACCCGAGTCTTATATTTCCTCAAAAGATTTGTATATAGAAAAGGAAGCCACCATTAATGAAGAGATTGATATAAAGAGAATAAGGGCGGTAACATCTCTTTCCAGAAGGAGAGATGTTATTGTTGTTGCTACAGTATCTTCAATCTATGCGTTGGGTTCTCCAGAATTTTTTAAAAGCGCAGCTCATGCTTTTTTTGTAGGACAAAAGATTTCTATTAAGGATATGGCAGATATTTTTGTGAGATTGCAGTATTCAAGAACTCTTATGAATCTTGAACATGATAAATTTTCTATTAAAGGAGATATTGTTGAAGTATGGCCCAGTAATGAGCATGATAATTTTGCTTATAGAATTTATTTAGATTTTGATGAAATTGTTAAGATTAATAGAATTAGTCCACTTACAAAAAAGGTTTTAGGAACTATTAATGAGTTTACTCTTTTTGCTAAGACTTATTTTGTTATTCCTTATGAGAGTATATTAGACGCTCTTCCTAAAATATATGTTGATTTAAAGATTCAATATCATTATTTTAAAGAAAATGGGAAAATTGTTGAGGCTGAGAGACTTAAGCAAAGGGTGGAATATGATATTGAAATGTTAAGAGAAACTGGATCGTGTCAAGGGATAGAAAATTATTCTAAATATTTTAGTGGAAGTGAAAAAGGTAGACCTTATTGTCTTTTTGATTTTTTCCCTAAGGATTATTTGCTTTTTATTGACGAATCACATGTTACTTTGCCGCAGATTAGAGGAATGTATAATGGAGATTATGCAAGAAAATTGAATCTTGTGAATTTTGGATTTAGACTTCCATCGGCACTTGAGAATAGACCGCTTAAATATCATGAATTTGAAGCTCTTATTAATCAAGCTGTTTTCATTTCAGCTACTCCTGGACTTGAAGAGCGTGAGAAAAGTAGCATTATTGTTGAACAAATAATTCGTCCGACAGGTCTTGTTGATCCAGAAATTATTCTTAAGAATTCAGAGGGGCAAATGGAAGATCTTTATAATGAGATACAAAAAAGAGTTGCTTTGAATGAAAAAGTTTTAATTACAACTTTAACTAAAAAAATGGCGGAAGATTTAACAGATTATTTATTAAGTCTTGATGTTAAGGCTAGGTATCTACATGCAGAACTTAATGCTATTGAGAGAGTTGATGTTATTACATCGCTTAGGAAATCGAAAATTGATGTTATTGTGGGAATTAATTTATTAAGGGAGGGTTTAGATATTCCTGAAGTATCTCTTGTTGCCATATTGGATGCGGATAAAGTAGGCTTTTTAAGATCTACTACTTCTCTAATCCAGATAATTGGTAGAGCTGCTAGAAACTCAAATGGTTGTGTTATAATGTATTATGATCAGGTAAGTTTTTCAATGCAAGAGGCCATTGATGAAACTAATAGAAGACGTAATATTCAAATTGGATACAATAAAAAGAATAATATTATCCCAAGGACTATTGTTAAAAAAGTGCAAAATATTTTGGAAAAAGAATTAAAAAGTGAAACTATTAATGATGATATTAAAAGAATTGTTTCAGATGAAAAATTATCCAAGAAAAATCTTATCAATAAACTTAAGTTTAAGCTTGATGAGGCAGTTAGTGATGAAAGGTTTGAAGATGCTATCTTTTTAAGAGATAAAATAAAAGAACTAACTAAAGGTTGA
- a CDS encoding phospho-sugar mutase encodes MKNNELFKRIEKYILLEKNKHFKDEAIKLLNENNENELLNRFYKDLEFGTAGMRGIIGAGTCYMNTYNVTKASQGIANYILKITKNPKVAISYDSRYFSKEFAYDTAEIFASNGFKVYIYKQLRSTPQLSYTVIKLACDIGIMITASHNPKEYNGYKVYWKGGAQIIPPHDSLIISEIQKVSNIAHLITKEEGINNQSIIELNNEIDIPYIEKINEKFPNFNEKSKQAKLRVAYTPLHGVGGTIIKELFKGSKVELLTEPTQTNPDPEFPTVKYPNPEDHIAMSRVIEFAKTENCDIAFATDPDADRIGLAFNDGTEWKILNGNQIACILMHYLLSRESNPQNAFTIASFVTTPMLDKIAHKYNSTLFRTYTGFKWIGNLIDEMKIKEPNKKFIFGCEESHGYLIGDGTRDKDAFSAIKGFCDLMLTLKENKMTIEQYLQGMYKEFGYYEEFTINKTLKGAEGEYLREKLMSKFRNEKQKEFAGIKVIKKLDYQTLKETDINGNVNEIEDYKYPTNAIKLLLENEIVITVRPSGTEPKIKFYVSIYSRYEQKNNIFDIINSINMEIEKY; translated from the coding sequence ATGAAAAACAATGAACTCTTCAAAAGAATAGAAAAATATATCCTTCTTGAAAAAAACAAACACTTTAAAGATGAAGCAATAAAATTACTAAATGAAAACAATGAAAATGAATTGCTCAATAGATTTTATAAAGACCTAGAATTTGGCACCGCTGGTATGAGAGGAATCATTGGAGCCGGTACTTGTTATATGAATACCTACAATGTTACAAAAGCAAGCCAAGGAATTGCTAATTACATTCTTAAAATAACTAAAAACCCAAAAGTTGCAATAAGCTATGATTCAAGATATTTCTCAAAAGAATTTGCTTACGATACTGCTGAAATTTTTGCATCAAATGGCTTTAAAGTTTATATATATAAACAACTAAGGTCAACTCCTCAATTGTCCTATACAGTGATAAAATTAGCATGCGACATTGGAATAATGATAACAGCAAGTCATAATCCAAAAGAATACAATGGATACAAAGTTTATTGGAAAGGAGGGGCTCAAATAATACCTCCTCATGACTCCCTTATAATATCCGAAATTCAAAAGGTATCCAACATTGCACACCTCATTACAAAAGAAGAAGGAATAAATAATCAATCAATCATAGAACTTAACAATGAGATTGATATTCCATACATAGAAAAAATAAATGAAAAATTTCCCAATTTTAATGAAAAAAGTAAGCAAGCAAAATTAAGAGTAGCGTATACTCCTTTGCATGGAGTAGGAGGAACAATAATAAAAGAACTATTCAAAGGCAGTAAAGTAGAACTATTAACTGAACCAACACAAACAAACCCTGATCCAGAATTTCCTACAGTAAAATACCCTAACCCTGAAGATCATATTGCTATGTCTAGAGTTATAGAATTTGCAAAGACAGAGAATTGTGATATTGCATTTGCAACCGACCCAGATGCCGATAGGATAGGTCTTGCCTTTAATGACGGCACAGAATGGAAAATTTTAAACGGAAATCAAATTGCATGCATTTTAATGCATTACCTATTGTCTAGAGAAAGCAATCCTCAAAATGCATTTACAATAGCTTCTTTTGTTACAACTCCAATGCTGGATAAAATAGCTCACAAATATAATTCAACACTATTTAGAACATATACAGGATTTAAATGGATAGGAAACTTAATCGATGAGATGAAAATCAAAGAACCGAACAAAAAATTTATTTTTGGTTGTGAAGAAAGTCATGGATACTTAATTGGAGATGGAACTAGAGACAAAGATGCATTTTCAGCCATCAAAGGTTTTTGCGATTTAATGCTTACTCTTAAAGAAAATAAAATGACAATAGAGCAATATCTTCAAGGAATGTACAAAGAATTCGGATATTATGAAGAATTTACAATCAATAAAACTCTTAAAGGTGCTGAGGGAGAATATTTAAGAGAAAAACTAATGTCAAAATTCAGAAATGAAAAGCAAAAAGAATTTGCAGGCATTAAGGTGATTAAAAAATTAGATTATCAAACATTGAAAGAAACAGATATTAACGGAAATGTCAATGAAATAGAAGATTACAAATACCCCACTAACGCAATAAAATTATTATTAGAAAATGAAATCGTAATAACCGTTAGACCTTCTGGTACAGAACCAAAAATTAAATTTTATGTATCTATATATTCGAGATACGAACAAAAAAACAATATTTTTGATATAATTAATAGCATAAACATGGAGATAGAAAAATATTAA